A stretch of Haemophilus influenzae DNA encodes these proteins:
- a CDS encoding restriction endonuclease subunit S gives MKNNRTFLEKLLDGAEVEWKTVKSLCNDNFWLMPATPEFDDNGTIPYITSKNIKGGKIDFQNTKYINKHVYQELSRTRCIIENDILISMIGTIGEAVIVKKEDLFFYGQNMYILRLNNKLVNYKFFLYYFTAPFILNSLLSKKNSSNQGYLKAGQIENLKIPIPPLSVQIEIVKILDALTALTSELTSELTSELILRQKQYEYYREKLLSEEELGKVGFEWKPLKEIAEYIRGVTYNKTNESPNNIGYKILRANNITLSSNTLNFDDIKVIKFDTKVKSSQMLYKNDILISAASGSREHVGKVAFIYQDIDYYFGGFMGVIRCNNNVNSRYLFHIFTSSIFQDYLNEVLNSSTINNLNSKVMDSFRLPIPPLSVQTEIVKILDKFENLTNSITEGLPLAIEQSQKRYEYYRELLLNFPGRE, from the coding sequence TTGGATGGGGCTGAGGTTGAGTGGAAGACTGTTAAATCCCTTTGTAACGATAATTTTTGGTTAATGCCAGCTACTCCAGAATTTGATGATAATGGAACTATTCCATATATCACTTCCAAAAATATTAAAGGTGGAAAAATTGATTTCCAAAATACAAAATATATCAATAAGCATGTTTATCAAGAATTATCTAGAACTAGGTGCATTATAGAAAATGATATTCTGATAAGTATGATTGGAACTATTGGCGAAGCTGTAATTGTAAAAAAAGAAGATTTATTTTTTTATGGGCAAAACATGTATATTTTGCGATTAAATAATAAATTAGTTAATTATAAATTCTTTTTATATTATTTTACAGCACCATTTATTTTAAATAGTTTACTATCTAAGAAAAACTCATCTAATCAAGGTTATTTAAAAGCAGGGCAAATTGAGAATCTTAAAATCCCCATCCCCCCACTCTCCGTCCAAATCGAAATCGTAAAAATTTTGGACGCATTGACAGCGCTTACCAGCGAACTTACCAGCGAACTTACCAGCGAACTTATACTACGCCAGAAGCAGTATGAATACTATAGGGAGAAATTGTTAAGTGAAGAAGAACTTGGGAAGGTTGGGTTTGAGTGGAAGCCTCTAAAAGAAATAGCAGAGTATATCCGTGGTGTAACATACAATAAAACAAATGAAAGCCCTAACAATATTGGCTATAAAATCTTAAGAGCAAATAATATAACTTTATCAAGTAATACCCTTAACTTTGATGACATAAAAGTAATTAAATTTGATACAAAAGTAAAAAGCTCTCAAATGCTTTACAAAAATGATATTTTAATTAGTGCTGCAAGTGGAAGTCGGGAGCATGTAGGAAAAGTAGCCTTTATATATCAAGATATTGATTATTATTTTGGTGGTTTCATGGGGGTTATAAGATGTAACAATAACGTAAACTCTCGTTACTTATTTCACATATTTACAAGTAGCATATTCCAAGATTATTTGAATGAAGTATTAAATAGCTCAACTATTAATAATTTAAATTCAAAAGTAATGGATTCATTTAGACTCCCCATCCCCCCACTCTCTGTCCAAACCGAAATCGTAAAAATTTTGGACAAATTTGAAAACTTAACCAATTCCATCACCGAAGGATTGCCTTTAGCGATTGAACAAAGCCAAAAGCGGTATGAATATTACCGAGAATTATTATTGAATTTCCCTGGCAGAGAATAA